The Herbaspirillum sp. RTI4 genome has a segment encoding these proteins:
- a CDS encoding AsmA family protein yields the protein MHSLPKYVAWFFAFIVTLIILCAAILLNLDIDRFKPWLNQRISNNTGRHFAINGPLSLEWKKSQTAHQGWIPLPEITAQDIRLSNPDGASATEDMLKIDRLRFSVELLPLLQMNIVLPTLEMDAPSLSLSRSKSLQNNWTFKVLPPSAWNVRLERIAINKGSVQLNDAFLKIRARMLMDTLPQALPGSYGLLWSVNGDYNGAPIVGNGKAGSVLSLQNEAVPFPLEAKVQLGKSAIAFKGNLTKPNNLAAIDLQLSLSSDSMAHLFPLTGILLPQTPPFHTEGHLTGQLDKVHSLWTYDQFSGKVGASDLSGSVQYETSPQARPVLSGKVASRLLRLQDLGPVIGADSNASKQQRGAEERQPTGKVLPQMQFQTANWDALDADIQFTARQIVKDKNLHFSDLVTTIRMKDKVLTLSPLNFSMADGQLVSKAILDGRSERINAAVTVSARHLKIQKLFPALEVNQTSFGEINGDAHLSASGDSVAMMLGNSNGELKTLINQGAISKLLLEEMGLNLGNIAVSKMFGDKQVKLNCLVSDFNISHGVMDARTFLLDTEDALISVTGQINLNKEVIALKINPKSKGIRIFSLNAPLYVTGSFNQPDISVDKGVLALRAGGALALGLLAAPAALLPLMYAGSSNDDNCSQFLVKAGIKPLAAVPVTAAPLPGPTN from the coding sequence ATGCACTCTCTCCCCAAATACGTCGCCTGGTTTTTTGCCTTTATCGTCACTCTGATTATTCTGTGCGCGGCCATCTTGCTCAACCTCGATATCGACCGTTTCAAGCCTTGGTTAAATCAGCGCATCAGTAACAATACTGGTCGGCATTTTGCTATTAACGGCCCGCTTTCTTTGGAGTGGAAGAAATCACAAACAGCCCATCAAGGCTGGATACCTCTGCCAGAAATTACAGCACAGGATATTCGCCTGTCCAATCCTGATGGGGCATCTGCTACCGAGGACATGCTGAAAATAGACCGTTTGCGCTTCAGCGTAGAACTGTTGCCCTTGTTGCAGATGAACATCGTGTTACCGACACTGGAAATGGATGCCCCGTCGCTTTCTCTCTCTCGCAGTAAATCCTTACAAAATAACTGGACCTTCAAAGTATTACCTCCTTCCGCATGGAATGTTCGCCTGGAACGCATTGCTATCAACAAAGGATCGGTGCAACTCAACGACGCCTTCCTGAAAATTCGCGCTCGCATGCTGATGGACACCTTACCGCAGGCGCTCCCGGGCAGTTATGGCTTGCTATGGTCGGTGAATGGTGATTACAACGGCGCGCCCATTGTCGGCAACGGTAAGGCGGGTTCCGTACTTTCGCTGCAAAATGAAGCCGTCCCTTTTCCGCTGGAAGCTAAAGTGCAGCTCGGTAAAAGCGCTATTGCGTTCAAAGGTAACCTGACAAAACCAAACAATCTGGCAGCAATTGATCTGCAACTCAGTTTATCGAGCGACAGCATGGCGCATCTGTTTCCCCTCACGGGCATCTTGTTGCCGCAGACACCGCCCTTCCACACGGAAGGGCATTTAACCGGGCAATTGGATAAAGTCCACAGCCTTTGGACCTACGATCAATTTTCCGGCAAGGTGGGTGCCAGCGATCTGAGCGGTTCGGTGCAATACGAAACCAGTCCACAGGCCCGCCCTGTTTTGAGCGGCAAAGTAGCGTCGCGTCTGCTGCGACTACAGGATTTAGGCCCGGTCATTGGTGCTGATTCGAATGCGTCCAAACAGCAGCGCGGCGCGGAAGAAAGGCAACCTACAGGAAAAGTGCTGCCACAGATGCAGTTTCAAACAGCCAACTGGGATGCGCTAGACGCCGATATCCAGTTCACGGCCCGGCAAATCGTGAAAGACAAAAATCTGCATTTTTCCGACTTGGTCACGACTATTCGCATGAAAGATAAAGTACTGACGCTGTCACCACTTAATTTTTCTATGGCTGATGGCCAACTGGTTTCCAAGGCAATTCTGGATGGACGTTCGGAACGCATTAATGCGGCAGTTACCGTGTCAGCACGGCATCTAAAAATTCAAAAGTTATTCCCGGCGCTGGAAGTGAATCAAACAAGTTTCGGCGAAATTAACGGAGATGCTCACCTATCAGCCTCTGGTGATTCCGTTGCAATGATGCTGGGGAATTCGAACGGTGAACTAAAGACTTTGATCAACCAAGGGGCTATCAGCAAGTTATTGCTGGAAGAAATGGGGCTGAATCTGGGAAATATTGCTGTTTCCAAGATGTTCGGAGACAAGCAGGTGAAATTGAACTGCCTTGTCAGCGATTTCAATATCAGTCATGGGGTCATGGATGCACGTACCTTCCTTCTCGATACCGAAGACGCGCTCATATCCGTCACAGGCCAGATCAATCTGAACAAGGAAGTGATCGCCTTGAAGATCAATCCCAAAAGCAAGGGCATCCGTATTTTTTCCCTGAATGCTCCGCTTTACGTTACTGGCAGCTTTAACCAGCCGGATATCAGCGTCGACAAGGGCGTGCTTGCTTTGCGTGCAGGTGGCGCTCTGGCGCTGGGACTGCTGGCGGCTCCGGCGGCTTTGCTGCCCTTAATGTACGCAGGATCGAGCAACGATGATAACTGCAGCCAGTTTCTTGTCAAAGCCGGCATCAAACCCCTCGCAGCCGTTCCTGTTACGGCTGCGCCGCTTCCAGGTCCTACCAACTAA